DNA sequence from the Vicia villosa cultivar HV-30 ecotype Madison, WI linkage group LG3, Vvil1.0, whole genome shotgun sequence genome:
CCACAATTTACTTGTTTTTTTGTACTGTGTCTGAGGGGCGATAAACAACATGTAAGCTGGAAGAAATAGATCATTTGTTCTTCAATTGCAACATTAATAAAGATATTTGGAGCGGGATCTTATAGTGGATAGGCTACCAAATGACTCATAACTAATGGAGACAGGAGTGTtgggtaaaataacaaaaaacaaaTTTCTACAATGGCGAAAGCATACccatgaaagaagaaaagaagcataaaccttcaaaaattaTAATTCAACATCTAATTTTACAATCTCAAAATTACAAACCCTCTCGTTTAATTGCAATTTCTAAGGGCAATTTTTAAGGAGTGGATTGCAAACCCTTTCTCAATTGCAACTTTTAAACGGAAAAAATTGCAAATTCTCTCTCAAATGCAATTTTTGGacggaaaaattgcaaaccctctctcAACTACAATTTTCGAttgaaaaattgcaaaccctttcTTTAAACTATTTTTGAACAGAAAAATAGAAATTCCTCTAGACACACCACTAACCAATTTCCCAATACACAAAAAAACTACATTTTATTGTTGAGTAGAACACTCAAGCTAACTAtctctatatataataatactcaaattctattttcttcgtactactccaatgtgggacttggatAAATAAACTATTTAACCCAACAAATCCTACATTCATCCAAAGTCccacatatattcactttgtcttcaacttcatcttcaaagtgatcattataattataatgattaGTCACATTTGTATTACTATTACTTTTCTATATTTTTGTCTTCTTCCTCCGTTGATCAAAATTTTTATTACTATTCTTTTTTCGCTTGATcgaaatttttgtgatttttccttCCTCCCTCGATCAGAACCAGACTCTGATAGCTGTTGTTaggtaaaataacaaaaaaaagaacaaatttctacgTTCGTGGAAGCATacccataaaagaagaaaaaaagcaaaaaaattaaaaaattataattcaacTTCTAATTTTACAATGACAAAGTTAAAAACCCTCTCATATAATTGCAATTTCTAaggaaaaaaattacaaaccTTCCAAAATGCatttttaaggagaaaattgcaaaccctctttATTGCAACTTTTAAACGGGAAAATCGTAAACCCTCTCTCTACTGCAACTTTTGgacagaaaaattacaaacctcttctcaactacaattttttaatggaaaaattgcaaaccctttcAATAAACAATTTTTgaacgaaaaaaaaaaaaaccccctcaacaaattatttttgatcggaaaaatagaaaATCCCCTCTAGACACACACAACTACCAAAATCTCCactacacaaaaaaaaattatattttgttgttGGGTAGAAAATTCAAACTAACAatttctatttataataatactcaaattctattttctttgtactaCACGATATAGAACTTAGATGAATATACTATTTTACCCAATAAGAAGAACATATGTATCAGTTAACAAACTAAAGACAAaggatgaaaaagaaaaattctaaagattgttatagcagaaATGATACATGAGATCTAAAGGGCAaaaaatttcatcatttttgCTCAAACTAGTATTGATCCTAAGCTTATGGACAATATTAGGGACACCATTGTTATTAGATGCACACTTAATATAactcttagcacacaaagataggAATACATTTAGTATTGATTAAGTGGATTTGATGGTTTTGAATTTCTTGGATTCTTAGGGATTGATTGTCATAACTGTTTTTGGTTAaagataataattttattttcaaaaaagtgATGAAATTCATTAATAACATAGTATTatatttgttataattttttttaaataaatatatttttaattattatgaattaacatatcttaaatttttaaaaaacattgttAACCGTATTTATGAACATCATAAATTAATGTTTAAatgatattttcattttttataagtaaaaattaatgaaatttaaTGTGTAGAATACCCatcaaatacaaataaaatatataaaatttacaatAGCTCAATATCATAGTAGATTAGGGCAAGCCAATTAGCATTCCTTCTTGTTTAAATTTGTTCTacaaaaatccataaaaaataaaaaatgacatgGCAGTCATAATTGAGGGTTCCCTTAGTTCGTTTCGAGAAAAAATCGGATGAGCGTACTTGAAGGTATTTGTTTTGCATAGTTTATATCCAATTATGTGCAATAAAATAGGATGCAAAGCTAAGAATCATATCCCAAATGAGATTAGTATCacaatcagtgttttaaaaattggaccgAACCGGTTGGACCGAGAACCAGAAGGGTCAACGGTTTGGTCTGATTGTTGAATCGATGAGAACCAGTCAAAATCAGAAAAAATTGGTAAACCGGCGGTTTTAGAAAACCAGCGGTTCAAATGCATGTTTTTTTTCCAACACAGAACGACGcagttttcataattttttttaaaaaactaaaattaaaatataattagactttatttaAAATGTATATGACACAACTTTTTCCCTGTTAGCAAATAGActtttttgataatttatttaaatttttattttgtattattttattgtgagtggtgattatattttgaatttgaatgtaaaggataaatatgtgaaattatgatattttgaaaatttaaaattttgtaggtgtcgtgatattttttagagactgagTCATTTGATTCaatcattttaataaatatataattggcTTAAATAAtgatttcgtccctgtaagttagcgtattttttgttttagtccctaaatcTTTTTTTTCCGGTCCAAGTCCCCATATGTTCAATTCGCTTTGGCGTTAGTCCCTGCTGTTAGTGAGACGTTAAAAAAGCTTATGTGGGAGACGTTGGTGACTTGGCATACTCCTTAaacattgttttattattttttgtaacaCACGTGGATATAACATTTAATTCCCAAATTATGTAATTGAAAAGTCACTCCACTTTTGGTATTTAGTCCCTGTCAATTGGGGTTTATACTTACCTAGAAAGCTGCTCAGTGAAAGTGGAGGGCGACGATGTATAGAGCACTTCTCTGAGGCATTTCTCCATTGAAGACCTGACAATCTTGTTTGAGCGACCTCGATTTCATCTTCCAGGTATGAGTTTTACAGTGAATATTCATTATGGGGGTAAGTTTTGTAAGGATGGTGCGGTATACTACTTAGGTGGGGATAAAGTGTCAGTAGAGATTGACCCTGATAGATGGAGCTTCTTTGAAGCAACTGGTATTGTGAAAGATCTTTGCAATATGCAGTCAACTGATTATTGGCTATGGTGGTATAACATTCTATCGTGTAAGCATTCAAGGATGGTTAGTGATGTTGATGCTACTGAGGTCTATGTGGTTGTTGTTCAAACTAGTTGTAGTGTGGGTTTATATGTTGAGCACAAGGTGGATGATAATGTAGATGATATTGATGATGCTAATGTTAATGCTGAAACTGATAATATGGATGATAATGTGGATGAGATTGAAGTTGATAATGTTGATACTGAAGCTGATATTGAAGCTGCAAATGATGGTGATGATAGTGAAGATAGTTAGGATAGTGATTATAAGGCTTTTTCATTTGAGGACAGTGAGGATGAAAGGGCCCTTGGCATGGATGATGGATTTGAGGTTGTAGATAAACCAACTAAAAGGGTCAAGATGGTAGCAAGGAAATATAGGGGATGAATTGTTTTATGCACAATTGGTGTTGCCTTTTACAAATTCAAAACAGGATGAACATTATCAACTTTGGTctatgcataattcaaaacaggATGAACATTATCAAGTTTATTTTATGCACAACTGATGTTACCTTTTACAATTGTTTTAGCTTTGATGAACATTATCAAGTTTGGTTTATgcataattcaaaataggattACCAATATAATATGATACATATGATACCCAAAGTCAAAACATCTTTTTCATTCATCATATGGTACAGGGACCATTTCCAAAATACATTTATGTTACAGGGACTGAACTAAAGAAACAATAAACAAAAGCAAACAACTGGGTTCAACACCATTTGTGACAAGCAACGAAGAACCCCCATGACCCAACCAACAACAACTTCAACAGAGTCACGTTCCTCTTCTCCTTCTCCAACTTAATCTTCATCTTTGCCTTTTTGCCAATCTCAATGTCCGTAACAATGGACCATAAATCCTTCAACATTTCAGAGCAGTTGCACACACATGCACTTCTAACATCGTTAATTGGATTTCGTTCAAGCTCATCATCCCAAAGGAATAATTTGCAACCAGACATTAACCCTGCATTTTGACACTTCCAAAACCTCCTTTTAGGGTTTTCAATGGAGTTTGACATAAACATTTTCATGCTTCAATTGCAACCACAAATCGGTGCTTCAACGTGATGAGAGTTAGCAGACAAATTGGAAGCCATGGCAGAAGGGAATGAAAAGGTGTAGCGATGAAGATGAGGGATTTGGGAGTTGATGACTTGAATGAGAAGAAGAACGAATGTTATTTTTTTCCATTTGGTCCCTATTTAATATATTGCAAAGAGAAGATGTCCACATgtgtaatgaaaaataaaataaaatgaaacaacgTTATCCATGTCATTAACGTTTGCCACCTAATCCTTTTTTTTTAACTTTCCTTTGACATGAGGGACTGAAGCCAAAGCGAATTGAACATATGGAGACTTGGACCGAAAAAAAAGATTCAGGCACTAAAATCAAAAACAcgataacttacagggacgaaatcaCTATTTAAGCCTATATAATTTTGCAATAGAAACCAGTTTATTatatggaaatttctttacccacctccctatgggggtcaccccgagcggaaaccccactttacccctgcttcggaaatgcatttccgaagtattttttttctaaatttgccagacttcggaagtgcacttccgaaaaaatcccaaaatttaagattttgattaattcggagatgcatctccgaaaaaacaaaaaaaatttaaaaatctcaaaaatctcaaaaatttaagatattaattaattcacatatcataaatttgatataatttatgagtaatgaataataataattatatattttgatataatttatgagttatgaataataattattatatatttctattctgatttatattttaaaatttaaaataattttagttaaaaaaattaaaatagtttcacttacaaaatgagttataattttgtatttatatatttatatatttataataattattatatatttgtatatttacaaaaaaaattaaaaaaatgagtgttttaatttatatatttatataataattataataattattatatatttacaaaaattattatatatttatatatttatatatttatataataattaatatatattatttataaatatatttatatatttatataataattataaaaattaaaaaaattagtgttttaatttataataattattatatatttatatattaatatatttatataataattattatatatttatatatattatatatttatatatttcacttacaaaattaataatgattattatatatttatatatttctattctgattcgtaattaaaaatgagttataattttttctttagtttaaaaaatcaaaaaaagattttttcttaattttatttaatgaataaattttatatttaattctatataattcaaaatttacttatgaaattaaaatgtttttgatttatataagttagtaaaataatttttaactttaaaattgtttaaaaaattttgattcaccttgattttattgattcaccttgattttatacctattaattgtattgattcaccttgattttaattttttaataattattgaaattctttcggaagtgtatatccgaaacattccaagaccaatttggtcttagaatatttcggatatgcatttccgaagccACCCCTCTCTcaaaaaagggtgttttcggaaatgcatctccgaagacacccctctcccaaaaaaggggtgttttcggaaatgtatctccgaaaacaccttttttcgtgttttcggaaatgtatttccaaaataagacaaattttaaaaacaaaaagtgttttggaaatgcattttcgaagtaaggggtattttgggtttttcaccagaggtgaccaagaaagtaggAAGGTGGGTAAAAAAATTTCCTTATTATATATATAACACTCCATCATTATTagcatttgaaaataataaattgttTCAACTTTTTTCTTTTAGTGCACTATCCTTTTGTattgtttttaaaagaaaaattagtaTAGAAAATAGTTATCATTAATATaggaaataattataaaaatattttaaaatgttacTTTTATACTACTTTtcaataacaaaattaaattgtCAATAGAACTGGAGAAAATTGGTGTCTCAATCGTAAGAATCGGTTCAATTGAGACGGCAATAATGAGTTGGCAGCACGTGATGGGAAAATTCTTAACTGACCACTTATAAGACTTATAGTACGTAACAACGTATTTAGACAATATTATTTCTCTATAAATATGATACTAATCAAACAATAACTTCATCAATTGCATTTTCCAGTACTCTCTCAATAATCTTCACACCCTTTCTTTTCCAATCAAAATGGCACACTTAGATGAAATAAGAGACTCCCAAAGAGCTCGTGGTACTGCAACCATTCTAGCTATTGGAACTGCAACTCCACCAAATTGCATTTACCAATCTGATTTCACAGATTATTATTTCCGAGTTACCAACAGCAACCACATGCCTCAACTCAAGGACAAATTGACACGTATATGTAAGCTCGTATATACATGAATGCATGCTTTCATGcatatatgtttttgtttttgtaatcTTTCATGCTAGACACACATGCATGCATATGCATGTCGTTTCAACTTATGTATTTTTCTTGGTTTGAACAGGTGAGAAGTCAATGATAAAGAAACGTTACATGCACTTGACAGAAGAAATGTTGAAAGAAAATCCAAACATATCAAGTTATGAGAAACCATCTCTGGACGCACGCCAGGACATTTTAGTTGAAGAAGTACCAAAGCTAGGAGAAAAAGCAGCATCAAAAGCCTTAAAAGAATGGGGAAGACCAAAATCAGAGATAACTCATCTCATATTTTGTTCAACTTCAGGTGTTGACATGCCTGGTGCTGATTATCAACTCGTCAAACTCTTAAACCTAAATCCATCCACAAAACGATTTATGTTATATCACCAAGGTTGTTTTGCTGGTGGAACTGTTCTTCGTCTTGCCAAAGATCTTGCTGAGAACAACATTGGTGCACGTGTCCTCGTTGTTTGTTCTGAATTAACCGTTGTTACTTTTCGTGGTCCAAATGAAAATCACTTGGATTCCTTAGTTGGACAAGCACTCTTTGGTGATGGTGCTTCATCTGTGATCGTTGGATCAAACCCTAATGAGAGAATTGAAAAACCGTTGTTTTATCTTGTTTCAGCATCCCAAACGATTCTACCAGACTCTGAAGGAGCGATTGAAGGACATTTGCGCGAAGTAGGATTGACATTTCATTTGAAAGAAAATGTTCGAGAATTGATCGGTGAGAATATAGTGAAAAGTCTAGAAGAAGCATTCCATCCACTTGGAATAAGTGATTGGAATTCATTGTTTTGGGTAGCACACCCTGGTGGTCCTGCAATATTGAAGAGGGTTGAAAAAACTGTTGGGTTGAATTCAGATAAACTAAATGCGACAAAACATGTTCTTAGTGAGTATGGAAACATGTCGAGTGCTTGTGTTTTATTTATATTGGATGAGATGAGAAGAAGTTCTACGAAGGAAGGGAAGTTGACTACTGGTGAAGGACTTAAATGGGGTGTTTTGTTTGGATTTGGTCCTGGCTTGACCATGGAAACCATTGTTTTGCATAGCGCAGCTACCAACATATAGACTCACTCACTCACTCTCTCGTTACTATATATGATATGGTGATATGGAGATAATaatgaataaaagaataaaataaaatcctaTCTTTCTTATAGGACATTTTAGGATCCCGTTCACATGGTGTGATGCCTGTAGGGTTCATTAGATCAATAGAAGCTAACAATCCTCATAGTTGTTGCATTGTGAGTAATGTTGTCTTCTTTTCCTATTTGTATTAATTTTCTACTCTTTAACCGTAAATTCGATTAATTTGTATGTGTGTATTGATGTGTGTGTTGTAATAAAAATGTTTGCTATTTCAATACCTTTTATCTGTCTTCCTTTTCAAAGAATTAATTCAACTTAAGTACTTCAACATATTATATTATAAACCATATCATATTATAATCCAGTATGTTCTTCAAGACATAAAAACAAGTTAATATAGGTCTAGACTTATGAGATCATCTCGGCACCTCATAAATCCACAAGCATAACACAAAcgttaagaaaaaaaataaaagatcaaatatttaTGATTGACTTAACTGTGAAACGCCATGATCATATCAACTTGCTGGAGTGgaaaagcggcaagcaacaaaatttttggaaatatttatccgagaAATTATTGTCTCCACAGGGACAAGTGCATTAAACTGCCATTTaacagtttccaaagttatgagtttggattgaattgtttAAAGCATAAAAGCACAAAAGTAaacatcaacacaaaaagaattgcTTAAACCATATCAGATTATACTCagcctacaatactcatcaatatcatcaagcatcTCTCAAACCCTAAGTCATCTCTAActcaaagtagagagaactactatatcatctcggcgttgatctctcagccaacctcaagaacacagcagacatccatatcatttgtaccgacgatctctcaaccgacacaactagcacgaaagcattaagcttcaacacccataaagattgttagctctaaatctatctataGAATCCAGAAACTAATAGTTAATCATCCCATACAAGGATTCGAGCAGTATATTTCTATAACAACTCAAACCCTGAGCAcatagcaaaaatctaagacaacaataaacacagatttgtaaagcagatTAAATATAAccccatgggcgacaaatatacatgagttcaaagtaaatacatatacaaaacccaactaagagagaatacacaaagaagaagaggaatgAACTAAAAATCTgacggtttgtcagctccgaacGATGATCAATCCACCTCGGATCATTCGTATGCaagctccgaagttgttttctaagctaatctaaaaaataaatgttTGGCGATGGAGTGGGAGTTGTTtacaaatattgaagaaaactGGTGTTCGATATGTCGAGGAAGTGATAAAGACCAGCTACACTTGCTTTTTCGTTATAAATTTTTTACTTCTGTTTGGCAACAAATTCATATGTGGATTGAGAGTGCAGGAATCACTGGGGTATATTCAATTGACCACTTTATGAAGTTTTACAACTTGTTGAAGGACAAAATAGAGAAGAACAAATAATGCATAATCTGGATGGCAACTTTATGGTTTTTGTGGAGAGCAAGAAATGATAGTATATTCACATATGAAGAGTTTGTGATTAGTGACGTAGTGGTCAATGTCAAATTAATCTTTTGCTTATGGTTGGTGATTAATATATCttacttgttaaaaaaaatataatacggTAAAAATATGAGGAcatgttaaaaaacaaattgaaatttgaaatataatttgataaatatattattttgttcacttttctttgttaggtttcctgatattcctttcccttatgggataaatatattggtggcgactctgttcatttttcgcgagcgtgcgacagctggcgactctgctggggatgttgctagacctgttgctggtccatccttagtgagtcgatcctagcctatccgtttgtttgtttatttactgggtctgctatgttttgtctatacgtgcatttatttattttatgtgtttattttatgtttcgcatatcctgtttactttcccgcttgcatatcatgtttattttccgcatgcatctggactggattgggatccccttcgggaccatatattttcactgtttgcaggttgggtgggatgttccatgaggtaaaaggcccaatacccaggccagagttgacacataggatacctaggatagagtggatagtcatgacgccaacagaatgtcaggttctgttgattgcgatcatgagacccacgaccagtcgaggttcaaatgagataccgttgtaggcatgtatttgcgacaatgatggtgtttcaggagaactgataacgctggaagccattgacctaccttgacctagattcacctgtgagtggggtgggatatacatgacaggtaccgtcggtgactattctgttctgttgatgactattggttttcctggtattaaAAAAGGTGttggacctttgatcctgtgacatttgacctgtgtcagttattcagaggattgtacggtggttactaagattatatagaccgttgatcccatgcttttgcattgcataacatcattgctttgtccactccatttatgaaagatcctaaagtctatttccaaaaaaaaaggagaaaaagaaaaggaaatagaaaagcaaaaaaagaaaagaaaatatattctatacaaaaaaaagagaagctttgattccaaaaaagaaaaatgaaagtgtgtgaaaagactttaggatctctcataaatgaaacatgcattcatactatcatgcatttcatggttctttcagagacttatgggaccctttctactcagatttcaagatcaacaacagatttgacttctcaccgccacaactccaagatcaactatggaacaactccgtgaggaaatggatgagatgagggaacaaatgggtcatcttatgttggagatgcaagaattgatccgtaatcaggatgcactaaaagaggaaaacagtcagttgaagactcaagtgagCCTGGTCATGGAAGCTCTGGAAAaggtactaagaaaggaaggtgatgttgtcccTGCCGCTGCAATAGAAATTGTTGACTCTTTCTCTTCAATAGGATCTCTTTccactcatgggatgcctcagaGAGCTCCCCCTCAACTTCAGGTACCGTCAcctccacgtcaatctgttcatgtccctagaatgaatcaaggtgGCCGAATGTGTGGGCAAAAACCTAAGATGCCTCAGAGGGTTCTTGATCCGATCCccatgccttatgctcagttacttccccgcttgctggaacttcggttggttgagctacgcgatttatccatgcctgaaaagcttccccccaattttgatgccaatgctcgatgcgagttccattctggggcacctggccatgatattgagaattgtagggcgctgaagcatcaaattcaagatcttattgactcaaaagtgattttgatcACCTCCGAGGGCATGAGTGTTCAAGGAAATAGGGTTCCATCtgtggtggaagaaaaggttgattcatacttctatgtcggatctacttcaaatcagaagcacaaTGCACCGTCTTGGATTCCGGATCTTCCACTTTATCAGTCTTTGATTGTTTCCCAGCCAAATCAAAAGGGGAAAACACCTGAGCAGATTGAGTATTTGAATCATCAACAACCCCACATGATCCAACCACAACCGATTCAGTATTCGCCAcaaaagcaatatgttccacatcaACAAGGCCATGTGAATCAGTGtccacctagaagtaatttgggacgaaggaatgctcctctggaccaaattcctatgacatacagtaaacttctgccatatctagttca
Encoded proteins:
- the LOC131661380 gene encoding chalcone synthase J-like; protein product: MAHLDEIRDSQRARGTATILAIGTATPPNCIYQSDFTDYYFRVTNSNHMPQLKDKLTRICEKSMIKKRYMHLTEEMLKENPNISSYEKPSLDARQDILVEEVPKLGEKAASKALKEWGRPKSEITHLIFCSTSGVDMPGADYQLVKLLNLNPSTKRFMLYHQGCFAGGTVLRLAKDLAENNIGARVLVVCSELTVVTFRGPNENHLDSLVGQALFGDGASSVIVGSNPNERIEKPLFYLVSASQTILPDSEGAIEGHLREVGLTFHLKENVRELIGENIVKSLEEAFHPLGISDWNSLFWVAHPGGPAILKRVEKTVGLNSDKLNATKHVLSEYGNMSSACVLFILDEMRRSSTKEGKLTTGEGLKWGVLFGFGPGLTMETIVLHSAATNI